The Oculatellaceae cyanobacterium region GCTACCTGATAAAATCATAGCGGTCGCTAATTATTTCACAAAAAAAGATGTTTATTAGTTTAATAGAACATTTAAAAAAAGTCAAAGACTTTCGCAAAAACAAAGGAAAAAGGCATCCGCTGTGGTTAGTATTGTTAGTAGTAATTTTAGGGATGATGTCAGGACATCAAAGCTATAG contains the following coding sequences:
- a CDS encoding transposase family protein; translated protein: MFISLIEHLKKVKDFRKNKGKRHPLWLVLLVVILGMMSGHQSY